In Monodelphis domestica isolate mMonDom1 chromosome 3, mMonDom1.pri, whole genome shotgun sequence, the following proteins share a genomic window:
- the ANKRD34B gene encoding ankyrin repeat domain-containing protein 34B, producing MDEAVEVSTDGNSLIKAVYQSRLRLTRLLLEGGAYINESNDRGETPLMIACKTKHIDHQSVSKVKMVKYLLENNADPNIQDKTGKTALMHACLEKAGPDIVSLLIKSGGDLSLQDHSGYSALVYAINSEDRDTLKVLLNACKAKGKEVIIITTAKSPSGRHTTKQYLNVPPGDMEGFHSPTSCTTPSEIEIKTASSPRSNSSEMEKGLFGFKDLDLSGSSDDASEPGSPTRRPTAVPSGPKLGQAQHLHSDPWVKSSPSLLHLGKVASFQEELQDITPEEEFSLKTNGLALSKRYITRHQSIDVKDAAHLLKVLEQVGSRKLSYEEILSQPLFSEGSQPCNDVLVDQDPESTAQTMFVSTLKNIVQKRTSGANHYSSDSQLTTSLTPATAEDGKTFAGKKKILSPSPPGLAGSKELPENGPPGPLSRRNHAMLERRGSGAFPLDHTSQTRPGFLPPLNVNSHPPLLDIGVSNKISSLFSCGQKMIMPTVPTFPKEFKSKKMLLRRQSLQTEQIKQLVNF from the coding sequence ATGGATGAAGCCGTAGAGGTTTCCACTGATGGAAACTCCCTGATCAAGGCGGTCTATCAAAGCCGGCTGCGCCTGACCCGGCTCTTGCTGGAAGGGGGAGCCTACATCAACGAGAGTAACGATCGCGGGGAAACCCCTTTAATGATCGCCTGTAAAACCAAGCATATCGACCACCAGAGTGTCAGCAAAGTCAAAATGGTCAAGTATCTGCTGGAAAATAATGCCGACCCGAACATCCAAGACAAGACTGGGAAAACCGCCTTGATGCACGCTTGCTTGGAAAAGGCGGGCCCGGACATCGTCTCCTTACTGATCAAAAGCGGAGGCGACTTGAGTCTGCAAGACCACTCGGGTTACTCCGCTCTAGTATATGCCATCAATTCGGAGGACAGAGACACCTTGAAGGTTCTTCTCAATGCGTGCAAGGCTAAAGGGAAAGAAGTCATCATAATCACCACCGCCAAGTCTCCCTCCGGGAGACACACCACCAAGCAGTACTTGAATGTGCCCCCTGGGGACATGGAGGGATTTCATTCTCCCACTTCCTGCACCACACCATCGGAAATCGAGATTAAAACGGCTTCCTCTCCCCGGTCCAACTCCTCTGAAATGGAGAAAGGTCTTTTTGGCTTTAAAGACCTGGATCTTTCAGGGAGCAGTGACGATGCTTCGGAACCAGGTTCCCCTACTAGAAGACCCACCGCAGTTCCCAGTGGACCTAAGCTGGGCCAGGCACAACACCTGCATTCCGATCCTTGGGTAAAGAGCTCTCCTTCACTGTTGCACCTGGGTAAAGTGGCATCTTTTCAAGAAGAGCTCCAGGATATTACCCCGGAGGAAGAATTCTCTCTGAAAACTAATGGCCTAGCCTTATCCAAGCGGTACATCACACGCCATCAGAGTATTGACGTGAAAGACGCAGCCCATTTGTTAAAGGTCTTGGAACAGGTTGGGTCCAGGAAGCTGTCTTACGAAGAAATCCTTTCGCAGCCCCTCTTTTCGGAAGGAAGCCAGCCTTGCAATGACGTCCTAGTGGACCAGGACCCCGAGTCAACAGCCCAGACTATGTTTGTTTCTACCCTGAAAAATATCGTCCAAAAGAGAACCTCGGGGGCAAATCACTATAGTTCTGATTCGCAGCTCACCACCAGTCTCACTCCGGCAACTGCGGAAGATGGAAAAACGTttgcaggaaagaaaaaaatcctctccCCATCGCCACCAGGGCTGGCGGGGTCCAAGGAATTGCCAGAGAACGGGCCTCCTGGGCCCCTGAGCAGGCGAAATCACGCGATGCTGGAAAGACGGGGTTCAGGGGCCTTCCCATTGGATCACACTTCCCAAACCCGGCCAGGATTTCTTCCCCCCTTAAATGTGAATTCCCATCCTCCTTTGCTGGATATCGGCGTTAGCAACAAGATTTCTAGTCTCTTTTCTTGTGGACAAAAGATGATCATGCCAACAGTCCCTACATTCCCCAAAGAGTTCAAAAGCAAGAAAATGTTGTTAAGGAGACAATCATTACAAACGGAACAAATTAAACAActagtaaatttttaa